A portion of the Lathamus discolor isolate bLatDis1 chromosome 5, bLatDis1.hap1, whole genome shotgun sequence genome contains these proteins:
- the MRPL14 gene encoding large ribosomal subunit protein uL14m, which yields MALLNRRLGLSLTHLSSTVIQRHLSITGACQAIQKLTRVRVVDNSALGNTPYHRPPKCIHVYNKTGVGKVGDKILLAIKGEKKKAIIVGHKMPGPTMTPRFDSNNVVLIDDNGNPLGTRIKTPIPYTLRQREGEFSKILAIAHNFV from the exons ATGGCTCTCTTGAACAGGCGGTTGGGTTTGTCCTTAACCCATCTAAGCAGTACGGTGATCCAGCGGCACCTGAG TATCACTGGAGCATGCCAAGCAATACAGAAGCTCACCCGTGTGCGAGTGGTGGACAACAGCGCCTTGGGGAACACACCCTACCACCGGCCACCAAAATGTATCCATGTGTATAACAAGACTGGGGTTGGCAAAGTAGGAGACAAGATCCTTCTGGCtattaaaggagaaaagaagaaggcTATAATTGTGGGGCACAAGATGCCTGGTCCCACCATGACGCCTAGATTTGATTCCAACAATGTGGTACTCATAGATGACAATGGAAATCCATTAGGGACTAGAATAAAAACACCAATACCTTATACCCTGCGACAGAGAGAAGGAGAGTTCTCCAAAATATTGGCCATTGCCCACAACTTTGTATGA